From Phycodurus eques isolate BA_2022a chromosome 1, UOR_Pequ_1.1, whole genome shotgun sequence, one genomic window encodes:
- the LOC133400141 gene encoding protein-glutamine gamma-glutamyltransferase 5-like isoform X2 yields MKAASQTGTTGGQGRLKLVNFETLENHISHETQGLSNKYLVVRRGKPFKVTLVFYGQMWNPKTEYLALQVLLGEMSARMLVRFSDKRSDPRSWSARIYPGDIGHRVVTIRVCAPALSSVAQYQLMVHIVGSHERSSYTAGPFVLLCNPWLKEDPVYMPLDAQRQEYVKSDYGVIYMGTDLNFSQQPWSFGQYEPGILEACLQLLQVSPQHLSNSHKDYVLRENPAYLSRIVCAMVNSSDDMGLLEGRWKGSYKDGVKPTEWSGSADILHRWMASKGNPVRYGQCWVFASVLCTVMRVLGVPSRVVTVFNAAHDGDGNLITEEFYSSTGERLGLSKDSVWNFHVWVECWMRRPDIGAKYDGWQVVDPTPQERSAGVYRCGPCPVVAIRRRCLNTPYDTAFVYASVDADIVRVIVRSGKVVGRKVDTEWVGRLIFTKSIGSDAPEELTDSYKRKKKDQTYRVGHSGLSDRIVSVSGNGGPVCRASRSFVPGPPEGDGSGSDVTLSIDGEPTLGKGIDLTVTVTNPSNSTRVLREHLNAQLKEFNSSPEKSFWKSHQEVSIQPFQVLTRRHSIAPSEYEAFLAGDDIVTVAVVIKDLKTKERVLATQDFNLSSPKISIEVDGGDSIQVKKEHKAIVSFTNELNKTLSGAVLTVEGYGLLQGKQEARLTILHPNEKIEKKVAITASTSGTKLLTASFSHSGSSGAISRSYHKVSVTTR; encoded by the exons ATGAAGGCTGCGTCACAGACAG GCACAACCGGAGGCCAAGGACGCCTGAAATTGGTCAACTTTGAGACCCTGGAAAACCACATTTCTCATGAGACCCAGGGGCTCAGCAACAAATACCTGGTGGTCCGACGAGGGAAGCCATTCAAGGTTACTCTGGTGTTTTACGGACAGATGTGGAACCCGAAAACAGAGTATCTGGCCCTGCAGGTTTTACTAG GTGAAATGTCAGCAAGGATGTTGGTCCGTTTCTCCGACAAGCGGTCCGACCCGCGTAGCTGGTCAGCGCGAATCTACCCAGGCGACATCGGTCACCGCGTCGTCACCATCCGCGTCTGCGCCCCCGCGCTGTCCTCTGTGGCGCAGTACCAACTCATGGTCCACATAGTGGGATCGCATGAGCGAAGCAGCTACACCGCGGGACCGTTTGTGCTGCTCTGCAACCCTTGGCTCAAGG AGGATCCAGTGTACATGCCACTGGATGCGCAACGACAGGAGTACGTCAAGAGTGATTACGGCGTGATCTACATGGGCACCGACCTCAACTTTAGTCAGCAGCCCTGGTCGTTCGGTCAG TATGAGCCTGGTATCCTTGAGGCTTGTCTGCAGCTGCTGCAAGTCAGCCCGCAGCACCTCAGCAACAGTCACAAAGACTACGTTCTACGAGAAAACCCGGCCTACCTGAGCAGGATCGTCTGTGCGATG GTGAACTCCAGCGATGACATGGGTCTTTTGGAGGGGAGGTGGAAGGGAAGCTACAAAGACGGCGTCAAGCCAACAGAGTGGAGCGGCAGTGCGGACATCCTTCACCGCTGGATGGCATCCAAAGGCAACCCCGTGCGCTATGGACAGTGTTGGGTTTTTGCATCTGTCCTTTGCACAG tgatGCGAGTGCTGGGGGTTCCCTCTAGGGTCGTGACAGTGTTTAACGCAGCCCACGACGGTGATGGAAACCTAATCACTGAAGAGTTTTACTCCAGCACTGGCGAGAGGCTCGGGCTGTCCAAAGACAGCGTTTG GAACTTTCATGTGTGGGTGGAATGCTGGATGAGGAGGCCAGACATTGGTGCCAAATATGACGGCTGGCAGGTTGTGGACCCAACCCCGCAGGAAAGGAGTGCAG GTGTATACCGCTGTGGTCCTTGTCCAGTGGTCGCCATCAGGCGGCGTTGCCTGAACACCCCGTACGACACTGCCTTCGTTTACGCCTCTGTTGACGCGGACATCGTACGCGTGATAGTGCGGTCTGGTaaggtggtggggaggaaggtgGACACCGAGTGGGTGGGACGCTTGATCTTCACCAAAAGCATCGGCTCCGATGCGCCAGAGGAGCTGACGGATTCTTATAAGAGAAAGAAAA AAGACCAAACATACCGAGTGGGACACTCAG GACTTTCTGACCGTATCGTGAGTGTTTCTGGCAACGGTGGACCTG TATGTCGTGCCTCACGTTCTTTCGTGCCTGGTCCACCCGAAGGAG ACGGGTCCGGCTCGGACGTGACCTTGAGCATAGACGGAGAGCCGACTCTGGGCAAGGGCATCGACCTGACGGTGACGGTCACAAACCCGTCGAACAGCACTCGCGTCCTCAGGGAGCACCTGAACGCTCAGTTGAAAGAATTCAACAGTAGCCCAGAGAAAAGCTTCTGGAAGAGCCACCAAGAAGTGTCCATTCAGCCATTTCAAG TTCTGACACGCCGCCATTCCATCGCGCCCTCTGAGTACGAGGCGTTCCTGGCGGGCGACGACATTGTGACGGTGGCGGTGGTCATCAAGGATTTGAAGACCAAAGAGCGGGTCCTGGCTACACAGGACTTCAACCTCAGCTCACCAAAAATAAGCATAGAG gttgacggtggGGACAGCATCCAGGTGAAGAAGGAGCACAAGGCCATTGTGTCCTTCACCAACGAGCTCAACAAAACTCTGAGTGGTGCTGTTCTCACTGTGGAGGGCTACGGATTATTGCAGGGCAAACAAGAGGCCAG GCTGACCATCCTGCATCCAAATGAGAAGATAGAGAAGAAGGTTGCCATCACGGCCTCCACTTCGGGCACTAAGCTGCTGACTGCCTCTTTCTCACATAGCGGCAGCTCCGGCGCCATTTCGAGAAGCTACCACAAGGTGTCCGTCACCACACGATGA
- the LOC133400141 gene encoding protein-glutamine gamma-glutamyltransferase 5-like isoform X1 yields the protein MYSSTTGGQGRLKLVNFETLENHISHETQGLSNKYLVVRRGKPFKVTLVFYGQMWNPKTEYLALQVLLGEMSARMLVRFSDKRSDPRSWSARIYPGDIGHRVVTIRVCAPALSSVAQYQLMVHIVGSHERSSYTAGPFVLLCNPWLKEDPVYMPLDAQRQEYVKSDYGVIYMGTDLNFSQQPWSFGQYEPGILEACLQLLQVSPQHLSNSHKDYVLRENPAYLSRIVCAMVNSSDDMGLLEGRWKGSYKDGVKPTEWSGSADILHRWMASKGNPVRYGQCWVFASVLCTVMRVLGVPSRVVTVFNAAHDGDGNLITEEFYSSTGERLGLSKDSVWNFHVWVECWMRRPDIGAKYDGWQVVDPTPQERSAGVYRCGPCPVVAIRRRCLNTPYDTAFVYASVDADIVRVIVRSGKVVGRKVDTEWVGRLIFTKSIGSDAPEELTDSYKRKKKDQTYRVGHSGLSDRIVSVSGNGGPVCRASRSFVPGPPEGVCQMSPNVMSGLPNEDGSGSDVTLSIDGEPTLGKGIDLTVTVTNPSNSTRVLREHLNAQLKEFNSSPEKSFWKSHQEVSIQPFQVLTRRHSIAPSEYEAFLAGDDIVTVAVVIKDLKTKERVLATQDFNLSSPKISIEVDGGDSIQVKKEHKAIVSFTNELNKTLSGAVLTVEGYGLLQGKQEARLTILHPNEKIEKKVAITASTSGTKLLTASFSHSGSSGAISRSYHKVSVTTR from the exons ATGTATTCAA GCACAACCGGAGGCCAAGGACGCCTGAAATTGGTCAACTTTGAGACCCTGGAAAACCACATTTCTCATGAGACCCAGGGGCTCAGCAACAAATACCTGGTGGTCCGACGAGGGAAGCCATTCAAGGTTACTCTGGTGTTTTACGGACAGATGTGGAACCCGAAAACAGAGTATCTGGCCCTGCAGGTTTTACTAG GTGAAATGTCAGCAAGGATGTTGGTCCGTTTCTCCGACAAGCGGTCCGACCCGCGTAGCTGGTCAGCGCGAATCTACCCAGGCGACATCGGTCACCGCGTCGTCACCATCCGCGTCTGCGCCCCCGCGCTGTCCTCTGTGGCGCAGTACCAACTCATGGTCCACATAGTGGGATCGCATGAGCGAAGCAGCTACACCGCGGGACCGTTTGTGCTGCTCTGCAACCCTTGGCTCAAGG AGGATCCAGTGTACATGCCACTGGATGCGCAACGACAGGAGTACGTCAAGAGTGATTACGGCGTGATCTACATGGGCACCGACCTCAACTTTAGTCAGCAGCCCTGGTCGTTCGGTCAG TATGAGCCTGGTATCCTTGAGGCTTGTCTGCAGCTGCTGCAAGTCAGCCCGCAGCACCTCAGCAACAGTCACAAAGACTACGTTCTACGAGAAAACCCGGCCTACCTGAGCAGGATCGTCTGTGCGATG GTGAACTCCAGCGATGACATGGGTCTTTTGGAGGGGAGGTGGAAGGGAAGCTACAAAGACGGCGTCAAGCCAACAGAGTGGAGCGGCAGTGCGGACATCCTTCACCGCTGGATGGCATCCAAAGGCAACCCCGTGCGCTATGGACAGTGTTGGGTTTTTGCATCTGTCCTTTGCACAG tgatGCGAGTGCTGGGGGTTCCCTCTAGGGTCGTGACAGTGTTTAACGCAGCCCACGACGGTGATGGAAACCTAATCACTGAAGAGTTTTACTCCAGCACTGGCGAGAGGCTCGGGCTGTCCAAAGACAGCGTTTG GAACTTTCATGTGTGGGTGGAATGCTGGATGAGGAGGCCAGACATTGGTGCCAAATATGACGGCTGGCAGGTTGTGGACCCAACCCCGCAGGAAAGGAGTGCAG GTGTATACCGCTGTGGTCCTTGTCCAGTGGTCGCCATCAGGCGGCGTTGCCTGAACACCCCGTACGACACTGCCTTCGTTTACGCCTCTGTTGACGCGGACATCGTACGCGTGATAGTGCGGTCTGGTaaggtggtggggaggaaggtgGACACCGAGTGGGTGGGACGCTTGATCTTCACCAAAAGCATCGGCTCCGATGCGCCAGAGGAGCTGACGGATTCTTATAAGAGAAAGAAAA AAGACCAAACATACCGAGTGGGACACTCAG GACTTTCTGACCGTATCGTGAGTGTTTCTGGCAACGGTGGACCTG TATGTCGTGCCTCACGTTCTTTCGTGCCTGGTCCACCCGAAGGAG tatgtCAAATGTCTCCTAATGTCATGTCTGGTCTACCCAACGAAG ACGGGTCCGGCTCGGACGTGACCTTGAGCATAGACGGAGAGCCGACTCTGGGCAAGGGCATCGACCTGACGGTGACGGTCACAAACCCGTCGAACAGCACTCGCGTCCTCAGGGAGCACCTGAACGCTCAGTTGAAAGAATTCAACAGTAGCCCAGAGAAAAGCTTCTGGAAGAGCCACCAAGAAGTGTCCATTCAGCCATTTCAAG TTCTGACACGCCGCCATTCCATCGCGCCCTCTGAGTACGAGGCGTTCCTGGCGGGCGACGACATTGTGACGGTGGCGGTGGTCATCAAGGATTTGAAGACCAAAGAGCGGGTCCTGGCTACACAGGACTTCAACCTCAGCTCACCAAAAATAAGCATAGAG gttgacggtggGGACAGCATCCAGGTGAAGAAGGAGCACAAGGCCATTGTGTCCTTCACCAACGAGCTCAACAAAACTCTGAGTGGTGCTGTTCTCACTGTGGAGGGCTACGGATTATTGCAGGGCAAACAAGAGGCCAG GCTGACCATCCTGCATCCAAATGAGAAGATAGAGAAGAAGGTTGCCATCACGGCCTCCACTTCGGGCACTAAGCTGCTGACTGCCTCTTTCTCACATAGCGGCAGCTCCGGCGCCATTTCGAGAAGCTACCACAAGGTGTCCGTCACCACACGATGA
- the e2f1 gene encoding transcription factor E2F1 yields MSETLITGHTSEDLLADFETLLNSGGVALGQDHQIVIITTSPSDEGLRPDAAPSSTGEILLFATPQGPADAAFRDKRRPALGRPSVKRKLDLDSDHQYVSTTRPSSGHAPPSTPAPPRIPRTVTEKSRYDTSLNLTTKRFLDLLSQSADGVVDLNWASQVLDVQKRRIYDITNVLEGIQLISKKSKNHIQWLGNRVDGASVALHQELRKEVCDLTAAEEQLDKLISKCNLQLRLLTEEPKSKRLGFVRCQDLRTSFDTPDQLVMVIRAPPETQMQVSDPSEGYQVSLKSTRGPIDVFLCPDDSSGVCSPVTGSSPTKTSADPHARAGRCTPGKDRSSSAALDVALSSPVSTSSTATAASQPESSSLLLGGGTESLMGADPFSGLADMSDFDFSTDFLHGESLPLPLDGFINLSPPHSPDYRFGLEGDFGVTELFDCDFGDLSQVLGAS; encoded by the exons ATGTCAGAGACCCTGATAACAGGCCACACGTCAGAGGATCTATTGGCCGACTTTGAGACTTTGCTCAACTCTGGAGGTGTCGCTCTGGGTCAGGACCACCAGATAGTCATCATCACCACCAGTCCCAGCGATGAGGGGCTCCGCCCGGACGCCGCACCCTCCAGCACGGGAGAAATCTTGCTGTTCGCTACCCCGCAGGGTCCCGCCGATGCGGCCTTCCGAGACAAGAGAAGGCCCGCCCTGGGAAGACCTTCG GTTAAGCGGAAGTTGGACCTGGACAGCGACCATCAGTATGTTAGCACAACCCGGCCGTCTTCAGGCCACGCGCCGCCCTCCACACCTGCCCCTCCTAgaa TTCCTCGGACCGTGACGGAAAAGTCCCGCTATGACACCTCCTTGAATCTGACCACCAAGCGCTTTCTGGACCTCCTGTCCCAGTCGGCCGACGGCGTGGTGGACCTGAACTGGGCCTCGCAAGTCCTCGATGTCCAGAAGCGGCGCATCTACGACATTACCAACGTTCTGGAGGGGATCCAGCTCATTTCTAAAAAGTCCAAGAACCACATCCAGTGGCT GGGCAACCGCGTCGACGGGGCGTCGGTCGCCCTCCATCAGGAGCTGCGCAAGGAGGTGTGCGACCTCACCGCAGCGGAGGAGCAGCTGGACAAGCTCATCTCCAAATGCAATCTGCAGCTCAGACTGCTCACCGAGGAGCCCAAGAGCAAGAG GTTGGGCTTCGTGCGCTGCCAGGACCTGAGGACGTCGTTTGATACCCCGGACCAGTTGGTCATGGTGATCCGAGCCCCCCCGGAGACCCAGATGCAAGTGTCGGACCCCAGCGAG GGTTACCAGGTGTCGCTGAAGAGCACGCGAGGTCCCATCGACGTCTTCCTCTGCCCGGACGACAGCTCCGGAGTTTGCAGCCCCGTGACAGGAAGCAGTCCCACGAAAACCAGCGCCGACCCGCACGCGCGAGCCGGCCGTTGCACGCCCGGTAAAGACAGAAGCTCCTCAGCGGCTTTGGACGTGGCTCTGTCGTCTCCCGTGTCCACGTCGTCCACGGCGACGGCGGCGTCTCAGCCGGAATCCTCGTCGCTGTTGTTAGGTGGCGGAACGG AATCCCTGATGGGCGCCGACCCGTTCTCGGGTCTGGCGGACATGAGCGACTTCGACTTCTCCACGGACTTCCTCCACGGAGAGAGCCTCCCTCTCCCGTTGGACGGTTTCATCAACTTGTCTCCGCCTCACAGTCCCGACTACCGCTTCGGCCTGGAGGGCGACTTCGGCGTCACGGAACTGTTCGACTGCGACTTCGGTGACCTGTCGCAAGTTTTGGGGGCGAGTTAG